The following are encoded in a window of candidate division TA06 bacterium genomic DNA:
- a CDS encoding (Fe-S)-binding protein has translation MFKLTITTWFNTIGTQMGHIAKIKDIYEGLQVRLHKNPIGAPRAKVLYQILRLLYDKDEAFIASNFPLGRATLTDLVKATGMEREVLEEKLEVMARKGQVVDYSKPGARLYFLAPTMIGLFEFTFMRVREDIPQKELASLLHQYFREGGMGKEVFGSKTQRTRTLIHEGALPHSEVFPYDRAFQMIKDYKGGAVTMCYCRHTAQHRGEACDAPVDNVCTSFGMAADFLIRRGFARRASMEELIDILQMAEDLGLVHVCDNVRDRNSFVCHCCGCCCELLAGINELRIPHAVAPSRYIANVDPFLCEGCGACAERCPIHAITTEDGKAVVDDNFCLGCGVCTSACSNHAMNMSAREDPTPIPRNWLGLMKRISAEKGRLLR, from the coding sequence ATGTTTAAATTGACAATCACCACATGGTTCAATACTATTGGAACTCAAATGGGGCATATTGCAAAGATAAAAGATATCTATGAAGGTCTTCAGGTCAGACTGCACAAGAACCCCATTGGGGCACCCAGGGCGAAAGTGCTCTATCAGATTCTGCGGCTCCTCTATGATAAAGACGAAGCATTCATCGCCTCCAACTTCCCGCTGGGCAGGGCGACCCTCACCGACCTGGTCAAGGCGACTGGCATGGAAAGGGAAGTGCTAGAAGAAAAACTCGAAGTCATGGCAAGAAAGGGGCAGGTGGTTGATTATTCAAAACCAGGTGCCCGGCTCTACTTCCTTGCTCCAACCATGATAGGCCTTTTTGAGTTCACTTTTATGCGTGTAAGGGAGGACATCCCTCAAAAGGAACTGGCTTCTCTCCTTCACCAGTATTTCAGAGAAGGTGGAATGGGAAAAGAAGTCTTCGGCTCGAAAACACAAAGAACCCGTACGCTGATCCACGAAGGAGCTTTGCCCCATAGCGAGGTCTTCCCCTACGACAGAGCCTTTCAAATGATAAAAGATTACAAAGGCGGCGCGGTAACTATGTGCTATTGCAGGCATACCGCCCAGCATAGGGGAGAGGCGTGTGATGCTCCTGTGGACAACGTATGTACTTCCTTTGGGATGGCCGCAGACTTCCTCATCAGAAGAGGGTTTGCCCGCAGGGCTTCCATGGAAGAACTAATAGACATTCTTCAAATGGCAGAAGACCTGGGGCTGGTTCATGTATGCGATAATGTCCGAGACAGAAACAGTTTCGTCTGCCACTGCTGTGGCTGCTGCTGCGAACTCCTCGCGGGGATAAACGAGCTGAGGATACCCCACGCTGTGGCACCCAGCAGATACATAGCTAATGTCGATCCCTTTCTCTGTGAGGGCTGTGGGGCTTGCGCGGAAAGGTGTCCGATCCATGCAATTACAACAGAAGACGGCAAGGCGGTAGTGGACGACAATTTCTGTCTGGGGTGTGGAGTCTGCACCAGCGCCTGTTCAAATCACGCAATGAATATGTCAGCGAGAGAGGATCCTACGCCAATACCCAGGAACTGGCTGGGGTTGATGAAACGCATCTCAGCGGAGAAGGGGCGCCTACTCAGATAA
- a CDS encoding ClbS/DfsB family four-helix bundle protein yields MENEELTEAWAKGRKLFFDSVEGLSEERASKPYSMGSWSVKDVVAHLVFWDEELLRSIEALMRGDRPAFLDQDWDSLNAREVARRKDQSLEEMLQDLEESGRGVKSLIASLDEGQLSLRRGQKWKTWDVTIEWLVSGNIGHDGHHARKIAAWRNSLRM; encoded by the coding sequence ATGGAGAACGAAGAACTGACAGAGGCGTGGGCGAAAGGGAGAAAACTCTTTTTCGATTCTGTGGAAGGACTGAGCGAAGAGCGGGCGTCAAAGCCCTATTCCATGGGGAGCTGGTCTGTCAAAGACGTGGTCGCACATCTTGTCTTCTGGGATGAGGAGTTGCTCCGAAGCATCGAAGCCCTTATGAGAGGGGATCGCCCGGCCTTTCTGGATCAGGACTGGGACAGTCTCAATGCCAGAGAAGTTGCCAGAAGAAAGGATCAGTCTCTGGAAGAGATGCTGCAAGACCTAGAGGAGTCTGGCAGGGGGGTGAAGAGTCTCATCGCTAGCCTTGATGAAGGCCAGTTATCTCTCAGGAGAGGGCAGAAGTGGAAAACGTGGGACGTGACCATAGAGTGGCTCGTTTCCGGGAACATAGGGCACGATGGGCACCACGCGCGCAAAATCGCTGCTTGGCGCAATAGCCTTCGCATGTAG
- a CDS encoding TGS domain-containing protein has translation MPANLPPQYKEAEAKLKTAKTPEEKIAILLEMLAIMPKHKGTDHLKADLRTRISKLEKIRSSKKTKSRAESRFMVEKEGAAQVVVVGPPNCGKSSLVSVLTNAPVEVADYPFTTGLPTPGMMKYENVGIQIVDMPPITREFLQWWQSALVRSADLTILVCDLATNSLLEDTEMVIERLDNSRISLTNTVPEEKEIGRAYKPTIVVATKLDEGDSRSRLGTLEKRFGDKFTVLGVSTETGEGIESLPGEIFSRLAILRVYTKPPGKPASMTDPVILPKGSTVKDAAKSIHKDFARNMKYTRKWGKGAFDGQRVEKDHVLEDGDVLEFHI, from the coding sequence ATGCCTGCAAATCTGCCCCCGCAGTACAAAGAAGCTGAGGCCAAGTTAAAAACAGCGAAGACTCCTGAAGAAAAGATTGCTATACTTCTGGAGATGCTTGCCATCATGCCGAAGCACAAGGGGACAGACCACTTGAAGGCGGACTTGAGAACCAGAATCTCCAAGTTGGAGAAGATTCGGAGTTCGAAAAAGACCAAGAGTAGGGCAGAGTCCAGGTTCATGGTGGAAAAAGAGGGTGCTGCACAGGTTGTGGTGGTTGGCCCGCCAAACTGTGGGAAGTCCAGTCTCGTTTCTGTTTTGACAAATGCTCCCGTGGAAGTAGCCGACTATCCCTTTACTACTGGTTTGCCAACTCCGGGTATGATGAAGTATGAGAATGTTGGCATTCAGATTGTGGATATGCCGCCTATCACCCGTGAGTTTCTCCAGTGGTGGCAGAGTGCTCTGGTGAGGAGTGCTGACCTGACCATTCTGGTTTGCGATCTGGCCACCAATTCGCTTCTCGAGGATACAGAAATGGTGATAGAAAGGCTGGACAACTCGCGGATAAGCCTGACCAACACAGTTCCTGAAGAGAAGGAGATAGGTCGAGCCTACAAGCCGACAATTGTCGTGGCCACAAAGCTCGATGAAGGGGATTCTCGATCCAGGCTTGGCACTCTCGAGAAGAGGTTCGGGGACAAGTTTACCGTCCTGGGTGTATCTACGGAGACTGGGGAAGGCATAGAATCCCTGCCGGGCGAAATATTCTCGAGGCTTGCGATTCTGAGAGTGTATACGAAGCCACCTGGAAAGCCTGCCAGCATGACCGATCCTGTCATACTGCCCAAGGGGAGCACTGTGAAAGATGCCGCCAAGTCCATCCACAAGGATTTTGCCAGGAACATGAAGTACACCAGAAAGTGGGGTAAAGGAGCATTTGACGGCCAGAGGGTAGAAAAGGATCATGTTCTTGAAGACGGAGACGTTCTTGAGTTTCACATTTAG